In Anser cygnoides isolate HZ-2024a breed goose chromosome Z, Taihu_goose_T2T_genome, whole genome shotgun sequence, a genomic segment contains:
- the ESM1 gene encoding endothelial cell-specific molecule 1: MKVFLLLTLLLTPMHAGTAWSAKYAVDCPEPCESNACKSTLRCKRTVLDDCGCCRVCAAALGETCYRTVSGMDGVKCGPGLKCQFYTEEDDFGDEFGICKECPYGTYGMECRKTCNCPSGICDRVTGKCLKFPFFQLSASKPPNRRKIISHTENDMASGDGNSVKEEFVKEKAIRSPVMKWLNPR; the protein is encoded by the exons ATGAAGGTCTTCCTGCTGCTCACACTCCTGCTGACACCCATGCACGCTGGAACCGCTTGGAGTGCGAAATACGCAGTAGATTGCCCCGAGCCCTGTGAGAGCAATGCGTGCAAAAGCACCTTGCGCTGTAAGCGGACGGTGCTGGATGACtgcggctgctgcagggtgTGCGCGGCTGCTCTGGGGGAGACTTGCTACCGCACCGTCTCCGGTATGGATGGTGTCAAGTGTGGCCCTGGGCTGAAGTGCCAGTTTTACACTGAGGAGGATGACTTTGGTGATGAATTTGGTATCTGCAAAG agtgtCCCTACGGTACCTATGGCATGGAGTGCAGGAAAACCTGCAATTGCCCGTCTGGCATCTGTGACAGAGTAACTGGGAAGTGCTTGAAGTTCCCGTTTTTTCAACTGTCTGCTTCAAAGCCTCCAAATCGAcgaaaaataatttcacatacAG aGAATGACATGGCATCAGGGGATGGCAATTCTGTAAAAGAGGAATTTGTTAAGGAGAAAGCAATTCGGTCTCCGGTAATGAAATGGCTAAATCCTCGCTGA